Genomic window (Macrobrachium rosenbergii isolate ZJJX-2024 chromosome 48, ASM4041242v1, whole genome shotgun sequence):
AaaaattcagtttgtttttattactgtaggCTTGGAaacatttaacttttttcatttgaaagttttatttttgttctgtttttttaacattttttcaaggTACCAGCTGTTTGATTGTTTGAATAGACCTGATCAAAACCCAGTCTCCTTGAGTTACAAAGCAGGAAGAGTTGGGTCAGTTTGTATGCGTCATTACCTCTCATGCTTGGGAGCAACAGATCGTTTGTAGCGTGACTGGTTTTGTGTCCTTTGATGGCAGTCTTGAGATATTATTTGTAACAAGGTGTAGATGTTCAAGGCGAATGTAAGAAAACTGGTCGAAATTGCTGAGTTGAAATGTTTAAGAAAGTCTGAAAAAGTAGATACGACAAAGATTTAGAATAAAGATGAGCATGGGTGAAAAATTGTATCtaagtattttgaaatggtttggtcatatggaaagaatggaagttGATAGCCTGATGAAACTGTATGTGACTGGAACATTTTGTAAGGAAAGGGAAGGTGGCAGAAAGGTGTTCGCTGCTTGTTGTACAAGATATTTTGCAACATGAGTGTCTAAGTATCCAGGAACTGAAAGAATGCTTGGAGCGTCCAATATGATATGGGCGAGCCACTTGTGTGGATAGAGAAAATGGCTGATGATGTGGAACGTTTGTATGTCGGTTTCATTCTTACTTCATCAGCTAAAAGATGAACATATTGGGgactgtggttttatttttatctagtcaccctctgtatatatatatatatatatatatatatatatatatatatatatatatatatatataatgataaataatatacatatatactgtatatatatatatatattctgtatatatatatatatatatatatatatatatatatatatatatatatatatatatatatatgtgtgtgtgtgtgtgtgtgtgtgtgtgaatgtgtaaagTCTAGTCTGAAATGTTAATTTCAATGCTATGATTTTTCCAGATGCCTGTCTTACCGGAACATAATTAGGTAATACCCGAAAATCAGACGCCTATGCTATGACGATATTCATCAGGTTAGtcaattttattaccattttgaAGTCCCATTtagattttctgtaatttcagGTAACTAGAATTTTAGAAATCGTAtgtattttcttgtgtttaataTAAGTGTAAGTTATGGATAAATTTTTTGTAACGTTTGACAGTATTACACGAAATGTTTTTCGCAGAATTTCTCACGGTTCTTTCTGACTACAGGTAGCAGCTCGGGACTTTTCATTTTATGTGAGGGAGTGTTACTGAATGTTGGGGTTTCTGAGGGAGATGTTAATGCCTTGGCAACATTTTCCTTGTGATTGTTAAGAAACGCTGTTTTTCCAATGTACTCTAAAACTTCTCAAAATACTGAACATGAAATACTTTTGCAAAACAAGTTTTAGATCATATTTCATCCTGGATAATCTGTAAACATATTTATACGTCACGATCTCTCTGTAGTGAGGCCATGTAATTTGCCTTTGTTTcttacatattaatttatatgcAGTGTTTTCTGAACACTGAATTAATTTGCCTGAAGACAGTGTTGAATGAAAGGTATTTTTATTGCTAACGTATAGTGTGATTTTGTCTCGGCTAATGTTATCAGGACCATGATCAGGGCTTAAGCAGCGCCAAGGTTCAAATCGCCAGCAAGTACTGTACTTGATAGATTAAGCTCTTAGAGATAAAGAGGTATCTTCATAAACAAGCCTCTTATCACTTAGGTCACTCTCCAGTTGGATGGTTGGTTCCTTAGACAAATTCTAAAGCATCACGATAATTTATGGTTTTCTGTATACGAATTACCAGTTGTTAGTTAATTTAATGTGAAGTAGGAATTGAAGTATCTATGCTTTTTCAGTATGTCTTTCACCTATCCTGTCGGGACACAGGTCACTTCGAAATAGGTAATGGTTAATTTAAATGGCGTCTTTATGAAATGTGATGATAAAGTAGTACGGTGACAATGTTGCGGAATGATTTTACGGAGACTGTTTACTGACTGAATTATAAGACTAGATCTCTGTAATCACCTTTAGTGCTGAGAAAAGAACGATACTTCGTAGGCGGTACTAACAATCTCGAACGGGACAGATAGTTTTTGCGGTCCTTTTCCCATAAACTTCTTCGCCTTCTGCTCCGTAAGGCGCCCGATGTTCCTTCATTGGCTGCGAATTTTTTCTGTTCCTGAATGACTGCCTCCATTTGATCAAGGATGCTCTGGAAATCCGATGCAGACGAAGTTTTCGAGGAAGGCTTCACTCCTTCAACGTGTAGAAGTTTATCCATCTCATCAATTATTTCGGGCATACCTTTATGATCTTGTTTTACTGTCGATTCAAACTTTTTGATGTAGTTACTTGAATGCTCTGAAGAAATTTCCGAAGAAGAATCAATCAAAATTTGCATTTGTTGTAGTATTGCGTCCATATGTAATGGGGATCTTGTGGTTGCTGTCAGCCTGTGTGATTTAACTCTTCCAAAATGCTTAGCAATTAATTCGTCCATGTCTTTCAAAATTGTCTCGATATTCTTCTCTCTGTTATGGTGTTTTATTTGATAGTTTTTATCAAATTGTGACAGAGCggtgttttctttctctcctgcAAGTCTTTCATCTGGAACTTTCCTATTCCTAATTTCAGTCTTAATAGTTCTCTCATTTTCCACTGGTTTTTGGGGAAAAGTGTTCTCCCTCATTATATTAGAGTTCGTTTTAGATGTAAGCTTATTAGATGCGTTACTGTATCTGTTGGAGTCATCTGGAAAGAACAGCTTTGAAAAAGCCTCACGGGATATTTTGAATGTCACCACCTTAAACAAATCATCCACAACTGCAGACAAATCAGTGCTGTTTGTGTTTGTAGGAATGGCTTTCACTTCTGTTGGTAGGACAGCTTCTTCCGTGTCAGTGGTTTGCTCTACACCAGAATGAAGATTCAGCACGCTCTCCAGAAGGCTGATTAATTTAGCGgacgttttgttatttttaccgtTTGATGTATCTTCATAGCCCGAGGCATATCTGCCTGTGTGTGTTGCACCTTGAATCACTTGTCGTTTAATTGTCTCTGACTCGCCATCAGTGCTGCTTTTCACACTAATCTTATTCATGGGGTGTTTGTTAAAACATCCCTGCACTTTGCCATACGATTCATCTCTACTTGTACGCGTTTCAATTTCCCTGTTTATATCCACTAGTGAtgcaataatttttatgatttatccTCGTTCAGTAGCTCGAAGTGTTTCACTCTTTACTCCCTTTCCGTGGGTTCTTGGTACTTTAGACACACTAATGCACATGGAAGATGGTAGAAGAATCTTGAGTAAGAAACAAGTTATCAGTATGCAATACTTCATCTCTTAGGGTATTGAATGACGGCACATACCCGATATGTGGGTTACTGATCTGGTAGTATGATAGTGTTGCATATGAAGGACACTTCAGCATTTCTGGTTATCAGAAGCGTTATCTCGTAAAAAAAATGACTCATTTGTAAAAGTATTGTGTAAACCTGCAGTGTGTTTTTTCACATTCTTTGAATGTTTCCAGTAATGCCACTTAGTATGCTGTGCATGCACGAAATGTGCATTGATAGGCTTGATCATAATTTTTCTAACCGGCAACTCATGTAGAAAACTCTGGGACATTGGATGGCTTCCATTCTGTATTTTTCAACTCCCATATTTTAGGATGTGTTAACTGTGATTGATTTAGGTGGTGCCCGAAAGGAAAGAGGCACATTCTTATGAGGCCTCTGTTTTTATATAAGGGAAGATGCCGTGAAGATGATAGAAATACAGCAAGAAATGCTGAAATTGCataaaatgaggtaaaagaaATTATGCACCTTTATTAATTAACGAAATAGGTCGTGGGATAATGAAAGATGAGGAAAACAGGACTTAAAAAGTGTGTGAATTAGGAAAAGAAAGGCTTTGAGTACAAATGACGACAGAAATGTTTGTGGACAACACAAAGCATTAGGTGAAAAGGTTAGTAATAGAAAGTTCATAAAGACTTTTAGGAAGGGTACTGTtgtgataaaaagtaaaataaggtgGAAGGAAGAGGCTGACTTGCAGAATAAATTCCGAACAAATGTTACTCCTGTAAGGTTTGTGAGGAGAAGAAAGACAGTAATTGTAATTAGGGAAACTTGAAATGGATTATGTGCAGATATACTGACCTTGTCATAATTATAGTTGTGATACAGATGATAATGTCACATCAAAAGCCCAGTAAGAACTGATTTTTGAGATGATGTTGAGTGGGAAAgttgaaatttataaatgaaaaggcTTAAAAGATGGAACAATATAAGCATTgggaatattaaatttaacatGATTAATTGCctaatgaaatgatgaaatgttccaacttaaataaagaatttttaggTAGAACCAAGCTTCTTAACTACTGAATCTAGAATTTTTAGCTAGAACCAAACTTCTTACAGACAGCTGATCATTACATTCCAAACATAATTAATATCAGGTACCACAATGAGCAGGACAGTGGAAAATACATGCAATTCACAATAAACTCGGAGGATAATGCATTTGAATAAATAACATTCGTATGGAATGTCATAGTATTTAGATCGTGTATCAGTTTTCTTACTGGTAATGGTAGACTTATCGCCATGCAGTTTAATGTTAATACTCAAAGTGTTGCAGAAGATCTAGCAAAAGAATAATACTCAGATGCTGGGTAGACAAGACTAAAGTAGTTCATCTGCATAGCACAGTAACCACACATATCAAGATAATTCTTAGTAGACCCACTCACACGCAAGGGACATTATGGAAAAGTATTCAGTCCAAATACCAGATTAGTGTTGAAGATTACttcaataacagtaaaataaccaCGGTAAAAAACTTGAACAACAGGCCAGGAATTTTTGTGTGAAATACATTGATATACCAGAAGAGAGCTGGTCAACTTGcatcaaattatgaaaataactggAACAGATTATCAACATGTTATATAACTGTGAAGTACACCTACTGTTTGCTGTAGGTCTTGGAGTTGCAGTAGGCCGTACTTGTCTTCTCGTTGTCTGTTTTACAAGGCCACCTGACAGTGAGTGCAGTTCTTGAATGATGGAGCGAAGTCTTTCATAATGGTCAGTGCTGCTTTCAGTTCGATGTTCTTCCTCTcgtattttcctttcaaattcatCTTCAATATTCTCCATTAATTGCATTGTCATATTGAGAAGCATAGCTGAGTCGTCAAGGGATGCCATATCAGGTGGCGGTAACGATACAGCTGGTTCGCCAAAGAGTTGTTGAAATAACTGAGAGACTTCAGCTACAGCCTCCTGCACTGAACCTTCATTCCCTTTTGGAGCTAGTGTGAAAAGTATTTGGCGTCTTTCCTCTGGGGGAACTTCCACATTTAAAGCGTGGAAAATACGGCCCAGCACTAATTCTGCACTTTCCAGTAGGTTTTTAGGCGACGGTGTAGTGGTAGTACGCTGTTTACTAAGGCTCAGTTGTTGCAGAATTCCGATCAAAACTAAAAGCTCATGGATGTCAGGTGGAGGGGTATAAGTCTCTGCTGAGGGCGTAACCATAGGGAGGTCAGTAACAGAATCAACGGGAGTCTTCTTTACTTTGCCCCAGTCATAGTCAGGATTGTCAAGAGCTTCCTGTAATTTTTTCAAACCATCCATGAAGGTTTCGAAGCCATCGAAATGGGACTGCTCTGTTGTCTTTGTTGGTGGAGGCGTGGGAGggggtatagttaaaacaatttCAGGAGTGTCATAGTCACCATAATCATAATTGTAGTCATAAAAGTAATCCATATCCCTTTTCTGTATGCGCGACTTACTCTGCGGGTAACCGGATGCTGTGAGATGTTGCTCAACACTTAAAGATTTCCCTTCATTTGAGGGAAGCATCAGTATTGTCATCCAAAGAAAGCAAAAGGCCTTCATTATTCTTTGGTATTTTAACTAGATACCCACATTCACAGATAACTAAGTTTGATTCCTTCCACCTATAAAACTTTCTAGAGTAGTCTTAAAATCGCCAAGAACGATCCTTACACAGGTAAGAGATGAACTGTCGAGGCCGAGGCAAGAATACCTTTTCAGGTGTTACAAGTACTGTGTTGAGATAAAATTCCGAATGTGAAGTGGATCATCGTCTTTATCTCCACTGATCATTCACGTTTAATGTAACGATGCCATCGTATGACGTGATAATGATGCCCCACTTTCGAAGTACCATGAGGACATGGTTTTTTCTTTAAGTATAGGAGTACGGTATTATGATACTTCACGTATATCGAATGTGATCATGGTCTTTTTCTCATGATAGTTATTATTAGCCAGCCAGCAAACTTCCGAAAAAAATCTACAGACTGAAAAACCCAGGCAGAAACCAGTTTTCCTGttaataaagaacagaaaagagaagaaaatagtgGGAGCTAAAGTTGTAAGAAGTAGTGAACCTATATCTTCCAAGATGTCAGTGTAAGAActaaaaaggaagagataaaaaattataagatttcAAGTGGAACAGGCTATTGGGACCTAATACCCTGCTCTAGACCATTACCATCATTTTAAGGCATAATCTGAAGTGGCATCTTCACTCGTTCAAGTATGGGAATATCTATCTTTGAGTTAATTCCATGGATAtttgtattgtatacatatgtgtatattatatatatacagtgaatgtatataatatatatacatttttttctctgaCACACTGTGAATGAACCTCGCTCCCCCAGGTGACAGGCCAAGGTGCTAGCGACGGACCAACCAAGGTCATACAAGAAGTTGGGTCCTATGTACCCTATACCATCAAATTTTAGCCAACTTGCcaccatttcattcgaattactcTTTTCACCGTGAGATACGTTAGGAAGTATGAACACATAAGCACTTGtttcgcagaaataaatttcttactcgcACCGGGAATGAATCTCGGTCTCCCGAACGACATGCCAGAGCGGTAGTGACGGACCTATCAAGGTTtgttcccggtgtgagtcagaaatttatttctatgaaacacgtgctcatgtgtttcattatttccatcatatctcacggtgaaggggtaattcgaatgaaatgataGCGACTGACTCGCTGGTGGGTCGGGAACTTGGGTGAAATTTGCTGGTTTGTTAGGCTTCAGAAGCCTGTCTGGGAAAAACCTTAGGTATGGAGTACagaggttccaacttcttgtaaAACTTTGTTAGGTCTGTCACTTCCTCCTTGGCCTGTCATATGGGAGACCAAGGTTCGTTCctagtgtgagtcagaaatttatttctgtgaaacgtgctcatgtgttcattatttccatatatatacagtacatgtatatatatatatatatatatatatatatatatatatatatatatatataatgtgtgtgtgtgtgtgtgtgtgcaaatattgAACACATgagcaatgtatatataattaaaaaagctttaaaataaaggaagtaaaaaataaaatatgaattataaaaataaataaaaattggacATGCCAAGGACACTTGCAGTTCTCTTGCTCCCTTGCTTTCCCACGTGGCTGGTCTAGAAGCTACTTTTGTGGTAACTCCCTTCATTATTGCCATCCATTGCTGGCGTCTTTAGACGAGGAAacccccatctcctgaagaagatAGGATTGCTTGCCGTGGAACTATCTCATTATCTCGTGTGTGCACAGTATCCCCATTGTGGTGCCCTTTGAAGCAGGCCCCCTTGTGTATCATCATGGATCTTTCATCTACTGCATAATTGATTGTTCGACAGGACTCTGTTCCCCTGTCTATTATCATCCCCATTCTTTTGACCCTGTCCATTATCATCCCCATTCTTTTGACCCTGTCCATTATCATCCCCATTCTTTTGATTGTGTTTGATTGTGTTCaatgtaaatatgattaattatGTGAACCCTAAATGTTTACTTTATCACTCCCTCATTTGGAGAAGGCCCTAAATCGACATTTTTTCTCCAATATGCTTTTGTCTGAACCCAGAGCTAGCAGTTAGATTCTACCACCCACCCCCACAGAAACTTACCATGGAGGGGCCCCTCCTCCATGGTAAGTTTCTGTGAATCTCAGTTAGAATAATTCCGTGGCCTTAAATCAGCCAAGTTGATATAGAccagatcaaaactatatcagtatatatcaatatatatatatatatatatatatatataatatatatatatatatatatatatgtatatatatatatatatatatatatatatatatatatatatatacataatatatatgtatatatatacattatatatatatatatatatatatgtatgtatgtatgtctgtatgtatgtatgtatgtatgtatgtattcattccTTCAGGTgtgcttattattataattatttcggGAGAAAACCTTCTGTTAAGCAAGTAATgttgaatgaaattgctgcatcacctgcatttaatttgtatagagtcttctctattcttctaattattactttttctctgctactgcatggGGCGAGTAACGTTCCGATGTTATTCATCTTCGGGAGGGAAATACTCGAAATTCAGGGATTCCATGTATCCCTATTTTTAAATATGGAAGCCATAATCCGTAgagttttttttacaatgtatatataattttgtcagtTAAAGTATACTATTATATTTTCGCCaacgtttctcccagttccaactggGTATGATCACGGCTTAGGAAACGTTGGCGAAATAATTGTATACTTTAATTGACAATACATACATAGTAAAAAAAACTCTACAGATTatgtcctccatatttaaatacacgtatatatgGAATCCCTGAATTTCGACTATTTCCCTCTTGGAGATGAATAACATCGGAATTACTCGCCCGATGCAATAGCAGAgcaaaagcaataattagaaggatagagaagactctatacaaattattattattatcatcatccagaAGATAAATCtccattcatgtggaacaagcctacagggaccattgacttgaaatttaagcctccaaagaatgtggAACAATGAAAGGTTTTGTGTGTTTTCCTCCATTTAATTCTTGTTGCTAACAGCTGTTTCTTCGCCATTAGCAATTACGTCAGGACTGAATATAAATGGTCGGAAATATAAGTTACCTTTACATGTTGCTGacgttccatttattttatttttatttaatttgataatttatatttcattttttactttcattattaaattttttttgctagAAAGTCCATAATACGTAAATATGATGTGTATTTCCAACTATGCCAACtggtttttacatgcttttatttaacttgacttctgcatctgtctgtctgtcctcaaatcttgcaactcaattttcgacctgttccctttgtccgatggacttgaaattttgcatggtttctcagtcctggtgacaatacaaccttacatgatcagcatgtcagcagtgacctctagtgaccctgcaatgacctctcccagtaaagtggttcggattccacactaagctgtaggtcccgtcgctaagtaaccgattggttcttagctacgtaaaataagtctaatccttcgggccagccctaggagagctgttaatcagctcagtggtctggtaaaactaaggtatacttaactttctcccagtatctcaggatttgtatgaaactttggatttttcacaacttctttgactcagtagaatccGTCTTCTACATAACAactcccacttccctcttccatcccctctcccagcacaagatcaagtgttaatttagctgtgtcctcccctctcctcccctcttctcccctccttccctcttccctcccctccccttccctcctccctcctccctcccctcttctctcccctcttctctcccttcctcttcctcctccccttccctcctcctcccctcccctcccctcttctctcccttcctcttccctcccctccttccctctcctcccctcccctcccctcttctctcccttccctcttccctccttccctcttccctcccctccccttcctcctcactcccctccctcccctcccctcttccctccctccccttccctctcccttcccctctcttccctcttcctccccttccctctttttagtgcatttaataaaagcatgtttaaaaagttttacttttattgagattgagtgattgatttataataaattatttggtGACCCAGCAACAGAAGTCATATACGccgaaaaatgtaagtaaaatctcccccccccttttttttttaaatagttacaCATAGAGAGACTCATACTATCATAGAATAACATTTCACATAATGCTATCaaatgtaacaaatataaaattcataagttgcaaagcaaattaaattcataaaagcTCTTGAGATGGTGCCCAGTTACTTAAGTTTGATATTATAAATAAGCCGTATTCTGCTAAGGGGTCCAGCTCATTCTGGAAACTTAAAAGCGCCAGACTTTGCCACTAGGTTAGCTAGGCCTCATTTACTTTCATCCGGATTGAAAGAGATTGCTGTACTCTATGGGAGTCACTAGCAATTGCCTAGTTTTTCTTGCCTAAAGTTACAGTTTCTTGTAAAAATGTTAAAGTTTCATATAATTCTTTAGTAAAAATTGATGATGGTCTGCACAGAGAACAGCTGCCTCAGTACAGTATCTGGGAAAATAGCTCCAAAATAAATGCCAGCATCAGATTTAGACCCATCAGTGAATACTGCAACAGCATCCTTGTGTATGTTCTAAAAAGGAAGCTCGCATTACTTCATCTGTGTatagaaatttacaaatttctacATTTAATTTCTGGTAATTGCTATGTAGGAATTGGGGAACGCTTGAATGACAGTATATCACAGTTTGGTAGGTTTAATTTATTCAGAATCAATTTTGCTCTGGATGGAAATGGTCGTGGCGTTCGAGGACGGTTTCAGTAATTAGCATAAAATGTTTCTGACCACACATCGGTGGCTGTTTAAGATCTAGGAAGCCTTTGAAACCTCATCCAGGTATGAGCACACACAGTCTGAAAGTGAAGCTCCAGAGGAAGCTCATTAGAATCTGCCAGCATATTATTAAAGAAGGTCGAAAAGCTCCTTTGGTTATCCATTCCTGAATTGTAAATGGCATTTACTTGAGGATTCAGTAACTTCATTTTAAATCTACCATCGGAAGGTAGCTATCACAATTTGCTTCCTACTCAATGCCACGCAGAGTGAAGTCGCCAGATTTTTTTCTATACCGTAAGTCTTTTGACATCCTATTCAATGCCTACAACAGCACagtaacttttaaattgaatCGAGCCTTTAAATTAAATCGAGCCTTCGTCCTAACCACATGAGTGCCACACCTGGCAGTGCCATTACCATCACCACTGGCAGTTGCTCGTTCCAGAGGAGTCGCACCCTCTGGCTGGCCTTTTGTTGGCCTatggggctaaagaatgaacctagccagtCTTCATAGGCTAAGAAAGGTAATtctggtatattaatcataacttttacttCCTCTTGCATCTGACACTTATTTTACTTGTGACTCGCAAAGCCCATGTACTTCACATACTTGACTGTCCTCCACTGTACTTAGCTTTGTGCCGCAAGGCACCCGTGTTGTTAGTACCACATCTGTCACCATGTCGCCGCTTAAAAGTATCGTGGCATCACCTAACCTAAGCCCATGAAT
Coding sequences:
- the LOC136831290 gene encoding uncharacterized protein, which encodes MNKISVKSSTDGESETIKRQVIQGATHTGRYASGYEDTSNGKNNKTSAKLISLLESVLNLHSGVEQTTDTEEAVLPTEVKAIPTNTNSTDLSAVVDDLFKVVTFKISREAFSKLFFPDDSNRYSNASNKLTSKTNSNIMRENTFPQKPVENERTIKTEIRNRKVPDERLAGEKENTALSQFDKNYQIKHHNREKNIETILKDMDELIAKHFGRVKSHRLTATTRSPLHMDAILQQMQILIDSSSEISSEHSSNYIKKFESTVKQDHKGMPEIIDEMDKLLHVEGVKPSSKTSSASDFQSILDQMEAVIQEQKKFAANEGTSGALRSRRRRSLWEKDRKNYLSRSRLLVPPTKYRSFLSTKDFLKHFNSAISTSFLTFALNIYTLLQIISQDCHQRTQNQSRYKRSVAPKHER
- the LOC136831644 gene encoding uncharacterized protein; amino-acid sequence: MKAFCFLWMTILMLPSNEGKSLSVEQHLTASGYPQSKSRIQKRDMDYFYDYNYDYGDYDTPEIVLTIPPPTPPPTKTTEQSHFDGFETFMDGLKKLQEALDNPDYDWGKVKKTPVDSVTDLPMVTPSAETYTPPPDIHELLVLIGILQQLSLSKQRTTTTPSPKNLLESAELVLGRIFHALNVEVPPEERRQILFTLAPKGNEGSVQEAVAEVSQLFQQLFGEPAVSLPPPDMASLDDSAMLLNMTMQLMENIEDEFERKIREEEHRTESSTDHYERLRSIIQELHSLSGGLVKQTTRRQVRPTATPRPTANKPNQELCTLPFVDVAYKVCILPVLDRQLSWHDARQYCRYEFSEQLTWFLSELCILIESWHPTTDEKGEDRNLLNQSKCTKSKTTFSSNNTNVPPLLTLIRESAIHVGAGHQQVVLSASFSCYRPSTMSRINGHVKGRWGMLAHLEMKMLEGDGLVLK